A single Cupriavidus sp. D39 DNA region contains:
- the gmk gene encoding guanylate kinase — MSETSSHVAIDTAYPGNLFMVVAPSGAGKSTLVNALLAQDQAIRLSISHTTRAPRPGEQDGREYHFTTVDAFRAARDRGEFLEWAEVHGNYYATSRVWIEQQMAQGNDVLLEIDWQGAQQVHQRFSNAMEIFILPPSLQALEERLKKRGQDEPNVIVRRLLAAGSEMAHASESDYVIINEVFEQALEQLRSVIRATRLRFSSQKARHADLFIELGIH, encoded by the coding sequence ATGAGTGAAACGTCGTCCCACGTCGCCATCGACACCGCCTACCCCGGCAACCTGTTCATGGTGGTGGCGCCTTCCGGCGCCGGCAAGTCCACCCTGGTCAACGCGCTGCTGGCGCAGGACCAGGCCATTCGCCTGTCCATCTCGCATACCACCCGCGCGCCGCGTCCCGGCGAGCAGGATGGCCGCGAATACCACTTCACCACCGTGGACGCCTTTCGCGCGGCGCGCGATCGCGGCGAATTCCTCGAGTGGGCGGAAGTACATGGCAACTACTACGCCACCTCGCGGGTGTGGATCGAGCAACAGATGGCCCAGGGCAACGATGTGCTGCTGGAAATCGACTGGCAGGGCGCGCAGCAGGTGCACCAGCGCTTTTCCAACGCCATGGAGATCTTCATCCTGCCGCCGTCGCTGCAAGCGCTCGAAGAGCGCCTGAAAAAGCGCGGCCAGGACGAGCCCAACGTGATCGTGCGCCGCCTGCTGGCAGCCGGCAGCGAGATGGCGCACGCGTCCGAGTCGGACTATGTCATCATCAACGAGGTTTTCGAGCAGGCGCTCGAACAGCTGCGCAGCGTCATACGTGCTACCCGTCTGCGGTTTTCGTCGCAAAAAGCGCGTCACGCCGACCTCTTCATCGAGCTCGGTATTCATTGA